A stretch of DNA from Desulfosarcina ovata subsp. ovata:
AAGCGGTATCCGCCAAGGTCGTGCGCGTGGCCTCACCGGAGGCCGCATTCGCCTATGCAGTGGATGTGTGCGCGACCAAGGAGGCCTGCCAGCTGCTGGTTTCCGGCTGCGAGGCACCGTTGTCGGCAACGGCCGAGGCGCTTTGCGAGACCAAGCAGGAGAAAATCATGGCCGCACCCAATCTTCCCGAGGTGGAATTCGGAGCCCTGGAAAAATTGTGCCGGGAGAAGTCGATTGGTCTGATCAAAGATGATCTGCGCAGCCATCTGGCCGGCATCGACATCGGCTTTACCCGGGCCGATTACGCCATTGCCGAGACCGGCACCCTGGTGATCAACTCCAAAAGTGAGGCCCTGCGCCTGGCCACCATGGTCAGCGAGATCCACATCGCATTGCTTCCCGTATCCCGCCTGCGGGCAACCGCATTCGACCTGACGGAAGAACTTAAGCAGTGGATGAGCGATCCGGCCGACTACACGGCGATGATCACCGGTGCCAGCCGCACGGCAGACATCGAACGCGTACTGGCCCTGGGGGTTCACGGCCCCCTCGAACTTCACATCCTGCTCTGGGAGGAGTGCTGATGCAAACCGTAACCAGCCTGAAAGCCTACAA
This window harbors:
- a CDS encoding LutC/YkgG family protein translates to MKPDPAVVETFIQKAEAVSAKVVRVASPEAAFAYAVDVCATKEACQLLVSGCEAPLSATAEALCETKQEKIMAAPNLPEVEFGALEKLCREKSIGLIKDDLRSHLAGIDIGFTRADYAIAETGTLVINSKSEALRLATMVSEIHIALLPVSRLRATAFDLTEELKQWMSDPADYTAMITGASRTADIERVLALGVHGPLELHILLWEEC